In one Ornithinimicrobium pratense genomic region, the following are encoded:
- a CDS encoding IS1634 family transposase yields the protein MGSFVRKVKTASGATAVQIMHKRGRRVLGIDHIGSARTEAELALLEAIAHERLHAGQEQLPLEPGGPSTPAAATGMQATVAGTSSLVLWQALERVYTDLGFDALGDEAFKQLVLARIMEPTSKADTVRVLEDIGVPSRTRETFMRCLSRVVERNYREQIGAACYAHAAPTGRLAAVLYDLTTLHFETPKEDRLRKVGMSKERRVDPQVTVGLLCDPGGFPLAVHLFEGNKAETKTLIPVLTEFQDAHDVQDMIVVADAGMLSAANLLALEEAGFSFIVGSRAAKTPYDLADHFATKGNHFTDGQSVETTRAMGAGKDRRTRRVVYQYSFKRAKNDDRAINAMIKKAEDVAAGRRPLKRDRFVRIDGATKGVDWDLVERARSMTGLKGYVTNIAAEQMDGPAVVAAYQDLYQVERSFRMVKSDLRARPIFHQLRDSIEAHLTIVFAALAISREAQQRTGASIKKILNTLRPLRTATITVGGHQIIADPEISDEARELLNYINPGV from the coding sequence GTGGGCTCGTTCGTGCGCAAGGTGAAGACCGCCTCGGGCGCGACAGCAGTACAGATCATGCACAAGCGCGGTCGGCGGGTCCTGGGGATCGATCACATCGGCTCGGCCCGGACGGAGGCCGAGCTCGCACTGCTGGAAGCGATCGCGCACGAGCGGTTGCACGCCGGCCAGGAACAGCTTCCCCTCGAGCCCGGCGGGCCCAGCACTCCGGCTGCGGCCACGGGGATGCAGGCCACGGTCGCCGGCACATCCTCGCTGGTGCTCTGGCAGGCCCTGGAGCGGGTCTACACCGACCTGGGCTTCGATGCTCTGGGTGATGAGGCGTTCAAGCAGCTCGTGCTGGCGCGGATCATGGAGCCGACGTCTAAGGCTGACACCGTGCGGGTGCTGGAAGACATCGGTGTCCCCTCCCGGACCAGGGAGACGTTCATGCGCTGCCTGTCCCGCGTGGTCGAGCGCAACTACCGGGAGCAGATCGGTGCCGCTTGCTATGCCCACGCCGCCCCGACCGGGCGCCTGGCCGCGGTGCTGTACGACCTGACGACACTGCACTTCGAGACGCCGAAAGAGGACCGGCTGCGCAAGGTCGGGATGAGCAAGGAGCGGCGGGTCGATCCTCAGGTGACGGTCGGGCTGCTGTGCGATCCCGGAGGGTTCCCACTGGCGGTGCACCTGTTCGAGGGCAACAAGGCAGAGACCAAGACCCTCATCCCCGTGCTCACCGAGTTTCAGGACGCGCACGACGTGCAGGACATGATCGTGGTCGCCGACGCCGGGATGCTGTCCGCGGCCAACCTGCTGGCCCTGGAGGAGGCCGGGTTCAGCTTCATCGTCGGCTCCCGCGCGGCCAAGACCCCCTATGACCTGGCCGACCACTTCGCCACGAAGGGCAACCACTTCACCGACGGACAGAGCGTGGAGACGACCCGGGCGATGGGCGCCGGGAAGGACCGGCGCACCCGGCGGGTGGTGTACCAGTACTCCTTCAAGCGGGCCAAGAACGATGACCGGGCGATCAACGCGATGATCAAGAAGGCCGAGGACGTCGCCGCCGGTCGACGCCCCCTCAAGCGTGACCGGTTCGTGCGGATCGACGGGGCGACCAAGGGCGTGGACTGGGACCTGGTCGAACGGGCCCGGTCGATGACCGGGCTAAAGGGCTACGTCACCAACATCGCCGCTGAGCAGATGGACGGGCCAGCGGTCGTGGCCGCCTACCAGGACCTCTACCAGGTCGAACGGTCTTTCAGGATGGTCAAGTCCGACCTGCGCGCCCGCCCGATCTTCCACCAGCTGCGTGACTCCATCGAGGCGCACCTGACCATCGTCTTCGCCGCCCTGGCGATCTCCCGCGAGGCCCAGCAACGCACCGGCGCCTCGATCAAGAAGATCCTGAACACCCTTCGTCCGCTGCGCACAGCCACCATCACCGTCGGCGGCCACCAGATCATCGCCGATCCCGAGATCTCCGACGAGGCCCGCGAACTGCTGAACTACATCAACCCCGGGGTGTGA
- a CDS encoding CBS domain-containing protein: MSAFNDVEAHLKFMVYGGKDVGSVSFAKLLETFKTKRSRDITQKQYDDLRVLAQVRNSLTHERQFDDQRLAVPTDTAIAAMRHIRDRLLDPPTAITVLRSQRPLVVEPGLSVRAALDLMYENDFSQLPVYDDDTYKGLLTTNTVARWVADQMRQHDGLLEDASIATALSFQENEPVRHVPKSVTSTRAVRTFVEAAERGSPLAALIVTETGKSHQRPVAVVTPADIPKLTDS; this comes from the coding sequence ATGTCTGCGTTCAACGACGTGGAGGCACACCTAAAATTTATGGTTTACGGTGGCAAAGACGTCGGCAGCGTCAGTTTCGCGAAACTTCTCGAGACGTTTAAGACTAAGCGGTCACGGGACATAACCCAGAAGCAGTACGACGACCTCCGAGTACTCGCTCAGGTGCGCAACAGTTTGACCCATGAGCGACAGTTTGACGACCAACGCCTAGCGGTCCCCACCGACACCGCCATCGCCGCGATGCGCCACATCCGAGACCGCCTCCTCGACCCGCCCACCGCCATCACAGTGCTCCGAAGCCAGAGGCCGTTGGTCGTTGAGCCAGGTCTCTCAGTGCGTGCAGCGTTGGACCTGATGTACGAGAACGACTTCTCGCAGTTGCCGGTGTATGACGACGACACCTATAAAGGTCTACTGACCACCAACACCGTCGCCCGGTGGGTAGCCGATCAGATGCGCCAGCACGACGGCCTCCTCGAAGACGCATCGATCGCAACAGCGCTGAGCTTCCAGGAGAACGAGCCTGTCCGGCATGTCCCCAAGAGTGTGACCAGCACCCGAGCCGTGCGCACGTTCGTCGAGGCAGCTGAGCGTGGAAGCCCGCTGGCAGCCCTCATCGTCACCGAGACGGGCAAGTCCCACCAGCGACCCGTGGCTGTCGTGACCCCGGCCGACATTCCCAAGCTGACCGATTCTTAG
- a CDS encoding type I restriction endonuclease subunit R translates to MMAQHNEIVFETELCQYLSAHGWLYSSSDAGYDRARALFPEDLLAWLEQTQPETYESIVKPSMSDREQTGAQEKILDRVAKVLDTPLTNDGGTLNLLRGGFKVGTSKRLDMSYPRPATSLNPRAAELYGMTRVRVMRQVHLSSRGNETVDLVLFVNGVPVATVELKTDFTQSVQDAMAQYRSRDPKSSPLFGWGSRAIVHFAVSNAEVWMTTKLAGKDTRFLPFNKGDQGRAGNPVNPLGSDTSYLWEQVWDKDAWLDIILRFAHVETSTQLDAQGRPRRSSALIFPRYHQWEAVTKVLADAKALGAGQSYLIEHSAGSGKTRTIAWTAHRLLSLHDESDEKIFDSVIVVSDRTVLNSQLQDAVKEIERTTGTVLAVDASSKSAHGVTSNSELVRQGLLGGRKIIVVTLQTFPWVLELLEGDVSLAGRRFAVIADEAHSSQTGSAATKLKKVLSPAELAALDDGAEVDTETLLAAEMEGRARPEHISFLAFTATPKGKTLQLFGRPGEDRDEKTGEPIPVSFHLYPMQQAIEEGFILDVLRNFTNYDTAFELAVKVEKSGQELVGQDPQVEEVLVDQHAATKGLIRWVKLHPTNIAQKVQIIVEHYRANIAHLLQGKAKAMVVTDSRKAAVRYKVAMDSYITKMGYEGLATLVAFSGEVNDPETGPEKFTEANMNPTVKGNLTAAFAGDGYQVMIVANKYQTGFDQPLLCAMYVDRQLSGVTAVQTLSRLNRTFPGKTDTYVLDFVNTEKDILDAYKPYYAGARLEAVTDPDLIHDLQNKLDTTGIYTADEVNTVVDAWVHQKGNNALSGGLGPVVHRFRSDYASAMQGDDRTRLDELDMFRKDVRSFINLYDFLSQIVEFGDTEPFRRSIFFRLLEPLIHVSNHTPATDLSGVDLVAIKQKHQGTTDLAIDETKPVRPTAAAGSGSVQEMKKGPLAEVVARLNDLFGDEDFTVEQQETWLEGLIRTLLEDEQVREQAEHNTKGQFLASPTLRTKVLLAVLDNQQAHAKMSDIIHQGGRPEKILVEMTGELVHHMVREGAQ, encoded by the coding sequence ATGATGGCCCAGCACAACGAGATCGTGTTCGAAACCGAACTGTGCCAGTACCTATCAGCCCACGGCTGGCTGTACTCCTCCAGCGATGCCGGGTACGACCGGGCCAGGGCTCTCTTCCCGGAGGACCTGCTGGCGTGGCTGGAGCAGACACAGCCGGAGACGTACGAGTCGATCGTGAAGCCATCGATGTCGGACAGGGAGCAGACGGGGGCGCAGGAGAAGATCCTGGACCGGGTGGCCAAGGTTCTCGACACTCCTTTGACCAACGATGGCGGGACGTTGAACCTCCTGCGTGGTGGGTTCAAGGTCGGCACCTCCAAGCGGCTGGACATGTCCTACCCGCGGCCCGCGACGTCGTTGAACCCTCGGGCTGCAGAGCTGTACGGCATGACGCGGGTGCGGGTGATGCGGCAGGTCCACTTGTCGTCCCGAGGTAACGAGACTGTTGACCTGGTGCTCTTCGTCAACGGGGTTCCGGTGGCCACGGTGGAGCTGAAGACGGACTTCACCCAGAGCGTGCAGGACGCGATGGCCCAATACCGGTCCCGGGACCCGAAGTCGTCCCCGTTGTTCGGGTGGGGCTCCCGTGCCATCGTGCACTTCGCGGTGTCTAACGCCGAGGTGTGGATGACCACCAAGCTGGCAGGGAAGGACACCAGGTTCCTGCCGTTCAACAAGGGCGACCAGGGGCGGGCGGGCAACCCGGTCAACCCGCTCGGGTCGGACACGTCCTACCTGTGGGAGCAGGTGTGGGACAAGGACGCCTGGCTGGACATCATCTTGAGGTTCGCGCACGTCGAGACCTCCACCCAACTGGATGCCCAGGGCCGCCCCCGTAGGTCTTCGGCGTTGATCTTCCCGCGGTACCACCAGTGGGAGGCCGTCACGAAGGTCCTCGCTGATGCCAAGGCGCTTGGGGCGGGGCAGTCGTACCTGATCGAGCATTCGGCAGGGTCTGGCAAGACGCGCACGATCGCTTGGACCGCGCACCGGCTGCTGTCGCTGCATGACGAGAGCGACGAGAAGATCTTCGACTCGGTGATCGTCGTGTCGGACCGGACAGTGCTGAACAGTCAATTGCAAGACGCAGTCAAGGAGATTGAGCGCACGACCGGCACCGTGCTAGCCGTCGACGCCAGCAGCAAGTCGGCTCACGGTGTGACATCCAACTCTGAGTTGGTCCGGCAGGGTCTCCTCGGAGGCCGCAAGATCATCGTCGTCACGCTGCAGACGTTCCCCTGGGTACTCGAACTCTTGGAGGGTGATGTCTCGCTCGCGGGTCGTCGGTTCGCGGTGATCGCCGACGAGGCACACTCATCGCAGACCGGTTCGGCTGCGACTAAGTTGAAGAAGGTGCTGTCCCCGGCCGAGTTGGCTGCCCTGGACGACGGGGCCGAGGTCGACACCGAGACTTTGTTGGCGGCGGAGATGGAGGGCCGCGCCCGTCCGGAGCACATCAGTTTCTTGGCGTTCACCGCGACCCCCAAGGGCAAGACGCTGCAACTGTTCGGCCGTCCTGGGGAGGATCGGGACGAGAAGACGGGGGAGCCAATCCCGGTCTCGTTCCACCTGTACCCGATGCAGCAGGCCATCGAGGAGGGGTTCATCCTCGACGTGCTGCGCAACTTCACCAACTACGACACCGCGTTCGAGCTGGCGGTCAAGGTCGAGAAGAGCGGGCAGGAGCTGGTCGGGCAGGACCCGCAGGTCGAGGAGGTGCTGGTCGACCAGCACGCCGCGACCAAGGGCCTGATCCGGTGGGTCAAGCTGCACCCGACCAACATCGCCCAGAAGGTGCAGATCATCGTCGAGCACTACCGGGCCAACATCGCCCACCTACTCCAGGGCAAGGCCAAGGCCATGGTCGTCACCGACTCCCGCAAGGCCGCTGTCAGGTACAAGGTCGCCATGGACTCCTACATCACCAAGATGGGGTACGAGGGTCTGGCCACCTTGGTCGCTTTCTCCGGAGAGGTCAACGACCCCGAGACCGGACCGGAGAAGTTCACCGAGGCCAACATGAACCCCACCGTGAAGGGCAACCTGACCGCGGCGTTCGCTGGAGACGGCTACCAGGTGATGATCGTGGCGAACAAGTACCAGACCGGGTTCGACCAGCCGTTGCTGTGCGCGATGTACGTGGACCGGCAGCTGTCCGGGGTAACGGCGGTGCAGACCCTGTCCCGGCTGAACCGGACCTTTCCGGGCAAGACTGACACCTACGTCCTGGACTTCGTCAACACCGAGAAGGACATCCTGGACGCGTACAAGCCCTACTACGCCGGAGCCCGCCTGGAGGCGGTCACCGACCCCGACCTCATCCACGACCTCCAGAACAAGCTCGACACCACCGGCATCTACACCGCCGACGAGGTCAACACGGTGGTCGACGCGTGGGTGCACCAGAAGGGAAATAACGCCCTCAGCGGCGGACTGGGGCCAGTCGTGCACCGGTTCAGGTCGGACTACGCCTCGGCGATGCAGGGAGATGACCGGACCCGGCTGGACGAGCTGGACATGTTCCGCAAGGACGTCCGCTCGTTCATCAACCTGTACGACTTCCTCTCCCAGATCGTGGAGTTCGGCGACACCGAACCGTTCCGACGGTCCATCTTCTTCAGGCTGCTCGAGCCGCTGATCCACGTCAGCAATCACACACCGGCCACCGACCTGTCCGGGGTCGACCTGGTCGCGATCAAGCAGAAGCACCAGGGCACCACCGACCTGGCCATCGACGAGACCAAGCCTGTCAGGCCCACCGCCGCCGCAGGGTCAGGCAGCGTGCAGGAGATGAAGAAGGGACCACTGGCCGAGGTGGTTGCCCGCCTCAACGATCTGTTCGGGGATGAGGACTTCACCGTCGAGCAGCAGGAGACCTGGCTTGAAGGGTTGATCCGTACCCTGCTGGAGGACGAGCAGGTCCGGGAGCAGGCAGAGCACAACACTAAGGGACAGTTCCTGGCCAGCCCCACCCTGCGCACAAAGGTCCTGCTCGCGGTGCTGGACAACCAGCAGGCCCACGCCAAGATGAGCGACATCATCCACCAAGGCGGGCGACCAGAGAAGATCCTGGTCGAGATGACCGGAGAACTCGTCCACCACATGGTGAGGGAGGGTGCACAGTGA
- a CDS encoding N-6 DNA methylase, translated as MSQLANFVWSIADQLRGVYKPNQYGNVVLPMTILRRMECVLAPHRDTIQKLAGMAQGETLELLVRDRTGLSFYNTSPYTLAKILEEPENLRNNLRAYLDAFSGNVADLFGNYKFDQEIDTLDTNDRLYLVLDRFAKIDLGPEALTNAQMGTMFEDLIRRFAAASNETAGEHFTPRDAVRLLVDLLVEPDGDVLTGSAVRTVYDPTAGTGGMLSVLDERLTEMNPKAQVVMYGQELNAQSYAICKSELIGKGQDANNIALGDTLANDHHLERTFDYVLSNPPYGGDWKASQSAVLSEAENMAGGGRFPGGLPAISDGQMLFLQVVSSKLRPASEGGGRAGIVLNGSPLFTGGAESGPSNIRRWLLESDLVDVIVALPTDMFYNTGISTFMWVLDNAKSEERRGKVQLIDGREFFTRLRRSLGSKGKEIEDRSRERLLRIYAAFDEQAEEDAPYSKVLAPEDFGYREITVEQPLRRRFEITDETLSKMTSVKQIQKLSEENRAKLSAGLETLRGRVWMDRQEFLSALRMASKAAGYALPTPMVKVLWQSIGVHDDEAVICTDRGGNWEPDPASRSTEIVPFERDIEKYFRTEVQPHAPDAWVDHSKTKVGYEIPFTRLFYSGRRLRGAGVVSDEAADVMAQIQSHQRTLEEIPGSKLRETFAASFDAPLAPNWRRVRLGSILKERREVGSEDDFPALSVTLDGVIPQLSHVAKTADRDARRIVRAGDIVINSRSDRRGSSGLAIRDGSVSIIYTVLRPVGIHPRYAHHLIRSIPFQEEFYRWGHGIVADLWTTRYSEMARILVPLPPPEEQAEIVRQLDALDELSRLAARYAALVSEQVRALSAELVNHGTGEVSP; from the coding sequence ATGAGCCAACTGGCCAATTTCGTGTGGAGCATTGCCGATCAGCTGAGGGGGGTGTACAAGCCGAACCAGTACGGCAACGTCGTGCTGCCGATGACGATCCTGCGCCGGATGGAGTGTGTGCTGGCCCCGCACCGGGACACAATCCAGAAGCTGGCTGGGATGGCGCAGGGGGAGACGCTGGAGCTGTTGGTGCGTGACCGGACGGGTCTGTCGTTCTACAACACCTCCCCGTACACGCTGGCCAAGATTCTGGAGGAGCCGGAGAACCTGCGGAACAACCTGCGGGCCTACCTGGACGCGTTCTCGGGCAATGTGGCCGACCTGTTCGGCAACTACAAGTTCGACCAGGAGATCGACACCCTGGACACGAACGACCGGCTCTACCTGGTGCTGGACCGCTTCGCCAAGATCGACCTCGGGCCTGAGGCGCTGACGAACGCGCAGATGGGCACGATGTTCGAGGATCTCATCCGCCGCTTCGCTGCGGCGTCGAACGAGACCGCGGGAGAGCACTTCACCCCTCGGGACGCGGTCCGTCTGCTGGTGGACCTGCTCGTGGAACCCGATGGTGATGTGCTGACCGGTTCGGCCGTGCGGACCGTATACGACCCGACCGCGGGCACCGGGGGCATGTTGTCGGTGCTGGATGAACGGCTGACGGAGATGAACCCCAAGGCCCAGGTGGTCATGTACGGGCAGGAGCTGAACGCGCAGTCGTACGCGATCTGCAAGTCCGAACTCATCGGCAAGGGCCAAGACGCCAACAACATCGCGCTGGGCGACACCCTGGCCAACGACCACCACCTGGAACGCACCTTCGACTACGTGCTGTCCAACCCGCCCTACGGGGGCGACTGGAAAGCATCCCAGTCCGCCGTCCTGTCTGAGGCCGAGAACATGGCCGGGGGTGGTCGTTTCCCCGGGGGGCTGCCCGCGATCAGCGACGGGCAGATGCTGTTCCTGCAGGTAGTTTCCTCTAAGCTACGCCCGGCCTCCGAGGGTGGTGGCCGGGCCGGGATCGTCCTTAACGGGTCCCCGCTGTTCACCGGAGGGGCCGAGTCCGGACCGTCGAACATCCGCCGCTGGCTGCTGGAGTCGGACCTGGTCGACGTGATCGTCGCCCTGCCAACCGACATGTTCTACAACACCGGGATCTCCACCTTCATGTGGGTCTTGGACAACGCGAAGTCGGAAGAGCGTCGAGGCAAGGTCCAACTCATCGACGGTCGCGAATTCTTCACTAGGCTTCGGCGAAGCCTCGGCTCAAAAGGCAAGGAGATCGAAGACAGGAGCCGGGAGCGACTTCTGCGGATCTACGCAGCTTTCGACGAGCAGGCAGAGGAGGACGCGCCCTACTCGAAGGTCCTCGCTCCAGAAGATTTTGGCTACCGCGAGATCACCGTTGAGCAGCCGCTGCGTCGGCGGTTTGAGATCACCGACGAGACCCTCTCCAAGATGACGTCGGTGAAGCAGATCCAGAAACTTTCTGAAGAGAACCGTGCCAAGCTCAGTGCCGGATTAGAGACCCTGCGGGGTCGGGTGTGGATGGACCGTCAGGAGTTCCTGTCCGCACTGCGCATGGCGAGCAAAGCCGCAGGGTACGCACTTCCGACACCGATGGTAAAGGTGTTGTGGCAGAGCATTGGCGTGCACGACGATGAGGCGGTGATCTGTACGGACAGGGGAGGCAATTGGGAACCCGACCCTGCCTCGCGGAGCACCGAGATTGTTCCTTTTGAGCGCGACATCGAGAAGTACTTCCGAACCGAAGTTCAGCCGCATGCCCCGGACGCCTGGGTCGATCACAGCAAGACCAAGGTCGGCTACGAAATTCCGTTCACGCGCCTGTTCTACAGTGGCCGGCGACTCCGAGGCGCGGGTGTCGTCAGTGATGAAGCAGCGGACGTTATGGCGCAAATCCAGTCACATCAGAGGACGCTCGAGGAGATTCCAGGCTCGAAACTCAGGGAAACGTTTGCGGCCTCATTCGATGCCCCACTGGCCCCCAATTGGCGTCGTGTCCGGCTCGGTAGCATTCTCAAAGAGAGGCGTGAGGTTGGCAGTGAAGACGACTTTCCAGCACTATCGGTGACTCTTGACGGCGTCATCCCCCAGTTGAGTCACGTGGCGAAAACTGCCGACAGGGATGCTCGGCGTATTGTTCGGGCTGGCGACATCGTCATTAACAGTCGATCTGACAGACGTGGTAGTTCCGGTCTCGCGATCAGGGACGGAAGTGTGTCGATTATCTACACGGTTTTGCGCCCTGTTGGGATCCATCCGCGGTATGCGCATCACTTGATCCGATCGATTCCGTTCCAGGAAGAGTTTTATCGGTGGGGCCACGGTATCGTCGCTGACCTGTGGACTACTAGATACTCCGAAATGGCACGCATTCTCGTGCCGCTCCCCCCGCCCGAAGAGCAAGCCGAGATTGTGAGGCAACTAGATGCGTTGGATGAATTGTCCCGCCTGGCAGCTCGCTACGCGGCACTCGTGTCGGAGCAGGTCCGTGCGCTCTCAGCCGAATTGGTGAATCACGGCACAGGAGAGGTCTCTCCATGA
- a CDS encoding DUF6994 family protein: MGLAIDTTFDFLTETPPGKDADAVSPTLKRYHRHLWTKPLPSGPVFDLQERPGAYLTYETEGRTIYPASDAITTNLYGKAARIIDQIPPAEIPPDLGYTIGSSIIFPGERIGRQMTINGARGFHPQIADRFDLTLECIRRHYEGEESPLAVVLGRYGYFFDLFVDFGGYVEFFLLHDLLRGPDKVKFFMEFDEFQRSSIPQDTAEYLSYRAASDDFIRARNRRMGDFVSQLG, from the coding sequence ATGGGTCTCGCCATTGACACGACGTTCGACTTCCTCACGGAGACGCCCCCCGGCAAGGACGCGGACGCCGTTAGCCCCACCCTGAAGCGCTACCACCGACACCTGTGGACCAAGCCGCTGCCCTCAGGACCGGTTTTCGACCTCCAGGAGCGGCCAGGCGCCTACCTCACATACGAGACCGAGGGGCGGACGATCTACCCCGCCAGCGACGCCATCACGACCAACCTCTACGGCAAAGCGGCCCGCATCATCGACCAGATCCCCCCAGCCGAGATCCCTCCGGATCTGGGCTACACGATCGGCAGTTCGATCATCTTCCCGGGCGAGAGGATCGGTCGCCAGATGACGATCAACGGTGCGCGAGGTTTCCATCCTCAGATCGCGGACCGTTTCGACCTAACCCTTGAGTGCATCCGTCGACACTACGAAGGTGAGGAGAGCCCGCTGGCCGTAGTCCTGGGCCGCTACGGCTACTTCTTCGACCTGTTTGTCGACTTCGGCGGCTACGTGGAGTTCTTCCTGCTGCACGACCTCCTCCGAGGACCAGATAAGGTGAAGTTCTTCATGGAGTTCGACGAGTTCCAGCGTTCATCGATACCTCAGGACACCGCGGAGTACCTCTCCTACCGGGCAGCGAGCGACGACTTCATTCGCGCGCGGAATCGTCGTATGGGCGACTTCGTGAGCCAGCTTGGCTAG
- a CDS encoding DUF6361 family protein — MASVLAWVDYSSAHRDQMDRLLDAFRDKGTVDELGIGTLRDTFSDHLFPGTSTLHTRARYLLFVPWAVTSTTPHRWPADRAERELRRLEGKLIEALRSGDLDGGVIGRDAGATVQRLPSTVYWSALGAYDIRRCGHSIAQHLRFSTERPPPSVDEDEDILHVRHRDPCFRQLPVPPDDWLQTANFTLSRAEAEFLRDRILDTCSERYLGWLVQRDLPGNPERPWDPALTADLPAEISGVLAHARRFSRLHEGAPILYNLLLARLKDWEEGVERYTAQLEAWADDDETHQAVATWDEDDFWSCVARAGWRHNVRTQSFVRSWVDLVHHGADLVHGQAAEQLIRERETNLKGRRSRFVNPDALEAWEGGNGMGRMTFRWSEARQLVTDIRQGLEASNA, encoded by the coding sequence ATGGCATCGGTGCTGGCGTGGGTCGACTACTCGTCGGCCCACCGTGACCAGATGGACCGACTGCTGGACGCCTTTCGCGACAAAGGGACTGTCGACGAGCTGGGCATCGGCACCCTCCGCGACACCTTCAGCGACCATCTCTTCCCGGGCACCTCCACCCTGCACACACGCGCCCGCTACCTGCTCTTCGTCCCCTGGGCCGTGACCAGCACCACCCCCCATCGCTGGCCGGCCGATCGAGCCGAGCGGGAGCTACGTCGCCTCGAGGGCAAGCTCATCGAGGCGTTGCGCAGCGGGGACCTGGATGGTGGGGTCATTGGTCGGGACGCCGGCGCCACCGTGCAACGCCTGCCGAGCACCGTCTACTGGAGCGCCCTCGGCGCCTACGACATCCGACGCTGCGGGCACAGCATCGCCCAGCACCTGCGCTTCTCGACCGAGCGTCCGCCGCCCTCGGTCGACGAGGACGAGGACATCCTCCACGTCCGGCACCGGGACCCGTGCTTCCGCCAGCTCCCCGTGCCCCCGGACGACTGGCTCCAGACCGCCAACTTCACCCTCAGCCGCGCCGAGGCGGAGTTCCTCCGGGACCGGATCCTCGACACCTGCTCGGAGCGCTACCTCGGCTGGCTGGTGCAACGTGACCTCCCAGGAAATCCGGAAAGGCCCTGGGATCCTGCCCTGACCGCAGACCTGCCGGCGGAGATCTCCGGTGTGCTCGCTCACGCCCGGCGGTTCAGCCGGCTGCATGAGGGCGCGCCGATCCTCTACAACCTGCTCCTCGCCCGGCTCAAAGACTGGGAAGAGGGTGTCGAGCGCTATACCGCCCAGCTCGAGGCCTGGGCCGACGACGACGAGACCCACCAGGCCGTCGCGACCTGGGATGAGGACGACTTCTGGAGCTGCGTCGCCCGCGCCGGTTGGCGCCACAACGTCCGCACCCAGTCCTTCGTCCGCTCCTGGGTCGACCTCGTCCACCACGGTGCAGACCTCGTTCACGGCCAGGCAGCCGAGCAACTGATCCGCGAGCGCGAGACCAACCTCAAGGGCCGCCGCTCGCGCTTCGTCAACCCGGACGCCCTCGAGGCCTGGGAGGGTGGCAACGGCATGGGCCGGATGACGTTCCGCTGGTCGGAAGCCAGACAACTGGTCACCGACATCCGGCAGGGACTGGAGGCCAGCAATGCTTGA